CCGCTGCTCTAGCGTATCATAGGACGAACCCTCAGCTCATTTCAAGTAACCATAACCATTTAATGACATCCAGGACCCACCCTCTATTGCTGCTTAATGCCAAGCATACAAAAAGAGCAAAATGAAGGGCCAGGGAGACAAACACCTGCTGGACTCCTCAGTTTCACTTTATCAATTACAGATCCCAATGTTTGGGCAAAAATGGGCACGTACAGTTGAAGCACTTTTGAACAATGACACTCATGGAACATGGCTGATATTTCCTCAGTGCTATGAGTTTAAAATGAGGCATTTTCCTcattgtgaatttaaatgtgatTATGAAATTATGATTCTgtcattttttgttttgatcAAGAAGTGTATCATGCATTTGATTTGATCTTAAGGTATTAGAATCATGGGCTCATAATATGATTGCTCAAAATCATAAATAGGGGGCCTATAGTAGACATTTCTGGCAACTTAGGGATGCACCAGACAAGCCTTCAGAGAAGAGTGTTTTGTTTCCACCACCTTCAGTGAAGGGGTCTTGTGTGAACTGTTACAGTAGGTTAGCCTGAAGCTAGTGCTTTGGGCAGCTTTGTCTAGTTTTTGTGTGAAGTTGTGCTCAAGTAAATTGCACTGCACTGGACAGGTAATACAATGTGATTGTGATTGCTGTCTCAAATGCCCGGTCGACCAGGTTATACTTCTGACAGGAACTGAGTGtggaaaattataaaaaaagttatttgccTTGATTATGAAAAGCACTTGTTTTTACAACCCAGTGATGTCCTGAACAAGAAAATAGCATTGGAAATTTGTCAATGACAAATGCTATTCATGCCATATTTCTTGAACTCGATAGTTAACGTTTGAATTTTGCCCAGCAAAGACGTTtttgtaaaacatatttttgcatAATAAACTGAATGGAGATCGTGGAAGTACATTTTTACTGCTGCCCAAGAGTATTGTAATTAAGATTGTGTAACGTTAGCTGTAGTAAAATATTTATCACCCACATCTGCAGGTGGCCATCACTGTCACAATTATACATTGCTTTTTAGGAAAGATGGACACTCttaaggcccgttcacaccaagaaagAGAACTGTATTCTTGTCCACACCACCAGCAGACGATATCGTTCTCGAAGCACATGTTTGTCAGACGCTTTAAATGCTCGAGCTCGTTACAGCAGAACGGATTTTTATTGGCTGTCGATGTTTTTATCGTTCATCCGCTGGATAAAATCGTTCTGAAATTGATGCTAACGATAGCGTTTCTCTTTGCCGTTAACGTTATAGCTATGGCGTGGACTCTGGTATTCTTTAATATTAAAACCCATTTTTAGTACTATGTCTTTAtcgttatctttatagttatggtcattggtgtgaacgggcctttaaGGTGTGTTTACAATCACATTTAATTGCTAATTAACAAATATAATTTGGTGGTAAAAATGGCAGCAATATTTCACTGGTTTATTGTATGATAGGATTTGGATAAAAGTGATAAATGCTTAAATGTATGAAGCACTGctcacacagaaaacactctGTGAAATCTGAGTAGGAAAATATTGTGCAAATTTCCAGTCATGTGGATTTTATAAttcaaaatgactggattttgaAAGAGAAAATTGGCCAAATAATGGTAACTGTAACTGCACCATTATTCATCACATTTTTCCTTTTCAATATTCACTTGATTTCATTGTCCTTTCATTGAGTCTCTTCTGTGTATGACTGGTGAATGAAAGGGATGTTTTAGACTCGGGACTGTCAtccattaaaatagttttttagcTTGTGAATTCGTCAAACAAAtaacagcattttattttatatcactACATACTACACTTTTACAGTAAGGGGTTTTTGAGTGGGTAAAATGGAGGGCAAGTACTGCTGGCAGCTCTTGGAAAGCTAgtattttttacataaatattgaTATTACAAGATAATAGAATAAATGGCTAGATTTTTATGCGTACACTTTGCTCTTCAGGttatttaattcacagaatttgTTAGTACTACATCTAGTTCAATGCATGGTCAGATCTCAGCAGTCCATAAGCGTGTTTCTCATTGGGTGATATCTGGTTTCTCAAGGAATAAGCACTGAAAATCCTGACAATCTCTGCTTGATTTTGAAAATCAAATGGATTTTTTTAATGGAACGACTGATGCTTGTGTTTGATTTCCCCCAAGCTGTGTCTTTTGCTCTGAATCTTGCCTGCTCTTCATCTGTGACTCAACAGGGCCAAATGATTGACAATGGACTGTTGATATTATTTAGATTTGTTATTTTTGCTGGAATATTGATTTTattctatttcttttctttcacTCTTGATTTGGAAGCAAATACAACATCCCTTTGTCTTAGTGTCGGTAAATTCATTCATATTCTTAAACTGGTGCTTAAATCTTTTCCCCTGAATTTCCCTTTTGCTTTTCTGTAACATACAGTCAAAAAACTTTTCTTGCATTCACTGTTATATTGACTTTTGTTATGAacgttttaataataaaatgttttacgaGCATCAGTTTCAGTTTTTGCACCTACTTTGTTTCTTGTGTAAAGAATCGCTTAATTTCACGTCAAATTTATTTCCAAAAAAACACACCAAAAGAACATTAAATTGATTTGACAGATGATTCTTTTAATTGATGAAGAGCTAATGACATGCTCAAGCATAGTCCGTAATTGTGACTtatatcaaaaaaataaatttaaaacaatCCATTTTTGTCAGCTCATCTGTCATATGATTTACAACAACTCTTGACAGAACCATAGGCTTCATCCTTGTATGCGGCTTGCACTGAAACCACCAGAGAGCAGACAAGATGATAATCTTGCCCCCTGCAACCCATTCGATGGCTCAGAGATTACAATGTTTAAAGCCAAAAGCCCACAATGACTCTGTGCTGCCTGATTGAGGTGTTGGACGTTTATATTATAGTAACAGCAGAAAATCTCAGTTGCTGTTTTTGCCCACATTCTTGCATGTTCCTCAGGCCGGATCTTGGTTTCTCGGGCGGGACAAGGCTGGGCAGATTTGGGATGACGGGGTTTGAAGGGTCAGATGAGTATCAACAGTGGAAGCTGGTTAAGATTAACTCTCCTCCCCTGATGACAAACCGTCAATCTCATCCTGGTCTCCACCAATAGCCATCCAGAATGCTTTAGCAACCTGATTGAAGTAAATTTACAGTTAGTTcaagttttacattttaaaagtattaGCTTTTGTGTTAATAAATATTACCTTCTCTGCATGTACTTTCCTCTGTTCGTGTGGCAATGAAGAGGCCTTGTCTACAAGAAAATCAAATAGTGAATACTATTtataaaaatagtattttttttaattcagtataTTTATTTAGATACAAGGACAAATTCAATTGATAAAGAAAATGCAGCATTCATACAATattgacaataataataataaaacatgctTCTGAAGCACTAAATCTGACTGgcgtaatggctgctgaaaacgTTATGTAgaaatttttctttaaaaaaaaaagttattttaagtccttataatatttcacaatattactgtttttaactgtattttttgattaaatacatgcagccttggtgagcataagataaTTCAGTCACAGTTTAGTTttgggtccaattctcactattaacgcttattagcatgcatataactaggatattggctgtttattagtacttataaagcacatatgaatcccttattctgcatgaccatattctacactAAGTGAGAACtagaccctaaactaaagtgtgaccaagAATTCTTTCAAAATCTTACTGAtcccaaacatttaaaaagtagtgTATATATAGTGTTGTTAACCTTTCATCTCTTTCAATTTTGTAAAGAGTCGTTCAAAATTCTCCACATCCGCATCCCCAGCTGTTAGATTAGCCAACTCTTGAATATCTATGTCAATCATGGGATCTGTGACAGATTGGCAAATATTTCATTAAACACTAAacagaaatacatttaaaaaatagcttCATATGTTAAAATTGTACCATAAATGTACCTCCAAAATTAGTGTAAATATATTTCCCTTAGCAAAAGCACATACCGACTGCTGTGTCTACTGCATTATTCTGGTGATTTTCTGCTCTTTGGCTCTCAGTGCCTTCATCTGTACTGTTGGATGGGGAATGAGAGGACTAGCAACAGGGGAACAAATTGCCTGTTACAACGAGatgaccttaaagggatagttcacccaaaaatgaaaattctgtcatcacgTATTCACCCTTAAGTTGTTTCAAAATTATATGAATTGAAGAATGTCCGAAACCAAACATTTGATGggccacattttttttttacatcaactGTTTAGTTACCTATATtccttaaaatatcttcttttatgtttagcagaagaaagaaattcataccgGTTTgagataacttgagggtgagtaaataattttccattttgggtgaactatccctttaagacaaagCTAAATAGTGTTCATCtacatattttaaatagtagaaaatatttttagaaaaaaaaaggacTAACCAGTGTCTCCTGACTGGGCCGTGGGGTATTGTGATGAGAAGCCACCAGGCTACTCATTAGCCCAAATCCCTGATTATGTTCTGAGGGGAATAAATGATCATCAAAAGAAAAGTTAattaacatttcttaaaattaatctgtaaatgttttgtttttttgtacactgaacaaaattttaaacaaaacagttttgtttttgctcccatttttcatgagctgaactgtacacaaaaggcctaattttttcacaaaactgtctaaatctgtgttagtgagcacttctcttTTGCCTAGATAATACATCTACCTCACAGGTGTGGAATATCAAGATGCTGATTAGACAGCATTATAATTGAACAGGTGTGCAATAACATTTCCCcccgatttttttaaatacattttgcattAGGGCAGTACAATCTCACCATCTTTCATCTCGACACTGGACCACACATTGGCGTTGAGGGCCTGCAGGATTCTTTTTATTCCAGTGGACTCTGGGAAATCATCTACGGGATACACAAAGACTGTAAACAAAACCATTTTTGTGCATAATCATGACTTCACTATGTCTTCTCTCTCACCATCTTCATCAGGTAGATCTTGAGGGTTGAGCTCTACTAATTCAAATGCGTGAGCCAGGCACCATTGCTGGGCTTCCTGTCTGCTAACACCTGCAATTGTATATTCACACCAAACTTAGCAAAAAAACTACCAAACTTTGaacaatacaaaacacacactcaccgcTGTCACACACATGATCACACACTAGGATCAGCACTTCCGGAGCAAGTTCCTCCACTATTGATAACCAGGGGTTGACGTTGTTAAGGCCATCATTCTGAAATACAAAGAGGTGAATCAAGACCACATGCATAGAATGGCGAATATGTCAAATAACCAATATGTTTATCACTCACAGTTTTGCTGTCAAAATAAACAATGAATGCTTGCATAGAGCGGGCAACCTCTGCATTCATGTCAAATGTGCTTGAAACAACACATAGACTGACGTTTGCTGTGTAGTATTTGTTGTTAATTGTCCATGGAAACCAAGATACTCTTTCCTCTATTTTAGTAGCTTGTGGCAGTGATTCTGAGCCCAAGATTTCTGGAATAAATACAGACAAAACTGTTATTGGCCATGTGTGTATTTCAAAAGATACCCAATACTGCCACCTGTTGgatagaaacaaacaaacaatgagGAATCACTTTATAAACATCATAGACAAGATTAAACCTTACACAACCAATTTCACAGGACTTTATACATACACACTGTGAACATGTATTATGTTTCAATGTGATGCACAACGCATGAGGCAATATATTGCAGACGTATTATATAAGTGTAGCAGTGTATCAAGAATATTTGCAAATACCAGTAATGATTCACACATATTGTGTAAAGAAATTAATTTAACTTTAACCAAACACTGCATGTTACATGAAAtgagcagcaacaacaacaacaacacattaATGCACACATGCACATTAATACACATGCACATTAATAAGATGACAGTTGGGTAATATTAACTAAAAATACTGCGTGATGATATAGTTAACGTTACACAATGCATTAACGCACAATAAATATAAtgcaattaataataaaatcgCGTTATAGCGTTTTGATCTGTTATTAGACACCACTATGGATGTTTCTTGTTGACAGCTAACGTTAGCATAGCTGCAAAGCTAACGAGTCTAGGATACATTTCCCCCTTGTACTCACGTCTAATGAGCTCCTCTTCTTTAAAGCTGGAATCACAACTTGTGACTAAGATACACGGCAGAGTAGGTACTTCATCTCCTTGATCATCGGCCATTTTAAGCGTTTAGACACTTAAAAACAGGTCCTACTTAAAGTTAGCACGTTAGCAACAGCTGTCAACCTCCTCCAGGAAACCTTTCACCTCTAACCTCAACGTACTTCCGTATCTGCGCGTGTGTGTGGAATAGAACATCTAAAGTTCACTAAAGCGGCATTTCAGTgaatagctttaaaaaaaatgcaagtgGGTCATTTATATACACATTACTGAAtaacaaaattataataaaaataaaaacaatactgCCTGACCGTGTTTCTTACAGATAATAACTTACGCGTCCTGTTGTTGTCATAGTTACAGCCAGACCTTTGTTTAGACAAAAATTAAGACTTGCACTTAAATGTGCCCTGAAAACCCAAAAGAGTAATTTAGTTGAGATATGGCCGAAGTCCTTAAAAGTAAGGATGAAGTTGGACATATTTTAGTACAGGTAATGTGCAGTactcaaataatataataaacgaAGGCTTTACAACTATTTAAGTGTTAAATATGCTAACTTTAAAGTTACATTATATAATTGAATGTGACATAGTTACGtttatagattattttttgtgatttttctcGTGTCTTAGGTGCAGGATGATTTGAGACAACTAAAAAAGAATCTCGTTCGAATGACTGTGCAACATGACGGGGAAGTTTTAGACATTCAAGCTTTGGATACAGCCATTAGCAGGACAGAAAATGGAATAAGGGTATAGAAATCACGACTTTGACTTGACTAGAATATTTCTATATAGTTGAGGTCTGTACACAGCGCACAGTACCACATTTCTGCATAGCATAGtttaaaataaactatatttctataaaatagtattttcattaaattttgttattttatttgtatcctGATTAAATCTATTTAGGTCATCTTGCAGTCGCTGGCTTGTAAAATTcatgaaataaaatgcacaaataTGTTAAATGTGGATGTGTGAAGCATGAAAGATGAATGGCTTTATGTAAATATGATATCTGTTTATTGATTAATCATAGAGGCAAGCAGAAGATTATTTGAAAACCATTAACAATCAGGTTTTGACTCTACCGTGTATTGAAGATCCTGAAAAGAAAATTGCCCCTGCCAAGCTTGTTAAATGGTATTTCAAAAAACTCTTAAACTATATAAATTCATCAGCAGTATTTCAGTTACATAATGTAAAATTGTATGAAATCTAAAATAACTGTATAACTCTTTTATAGGCAGCCAACATACGAGACAATACCTAATGCACGTCCTCAGAGATTCCAGATTTTTGGTCCGTCACCTGGGGAAAAGGTTTCCATTTTTACACTTATTCATGACATGTGATAAACCAAAAAATATGTGTATTCTGTACTCTAAGTATGTTTCTATCTCCCACACAGCACAAGTCAGCATTTATCACACGTCTCCTCAATAATCCAATTCACCCAAAGAACAAGGAGCTCATGCAACAAAATTATGGGATTCAGTTTCCACACCTGCACACGAGAaacagggacagtgtgagttTCTGACAggaattattttatgtttttattttaaaaggtctattaaagagacaaaaaaaaacctaaacgaATCTATAATTTATTGactttttaaagctattttgaagaatattgttattttgggaccatTGACATTGTGAATGTGACCATTTCTCTGAATATCTTCtgttatgttccacagaagacagaaagtcatacaggtttgggatGACATgaatgaggatgagtaaattatgacaattttctTTTGGGGGGGGGACTACCACTTTAATACTATATAGTGTTCTCGTTCCTTTACATACGTGGCTGCATTAGAATCCAGCTTTTATGATTAAGGCTTATTGAAGGTGTTGATTATATGGAAGCCGGTGTTGACTGTTGCCTTAACACCGGCGTCTGTTACATGAGCCTCACGAAAAGAAATGATGTGACTGGCATGTAATAATAGATGACTCCAGTCACTTTGCTTTCAAACAGGAGATGCGGATTTGAAGGTCACCTGGTTTGGCAGTGACAGCTAAATCTGTCTGTTGGTAAACAAATTAATCTTTCGAAAGGTCACCATTTGTTTTGGTGCTCTGTTTCCCCCCCTTCTGCTTTCCGCTGCGGTTCTTCCTCTATCTCCTGCATCCTCTGCCTGTCACTCGTGAGGAGGCTGTCATGTTGTTGAGAAGAAGGTATGAGATTTGGCTGCCGAAAGCAGACAGACGCAGATTGCGGCACATCAGCATTCTTCTGAGGACGGCCACCGCCTGATTGCAGTTGTATGGGCTGCTGCTTTACAGCTGTCTCAGGACAGGCAATGGTACCTGTTCCCGCATGCCAATAAGACAGCCGTGGCTTACCCAACTGGCACTCGCTGGCGCTCTGCCTGCTGCGTCAATACCTCTATGCTGTCGGCTAGTTCTCCGCTGAGTCTCCAAAGGAGCTCccacagtttttattttttatttttataaatgtccCCTTGTACTCCTTAAACAGCTGCGAGCCTCAGAAGCACTCCAAACACCTGGCTGGTGCTTGTGGTTTGTCAGGGAGCTCAGTGGTGTGACAAAAGACAGGCCAGAGAACATCAGGGGGAGAATCAGGAACAGCAGGATGAGGAAAGTACAGAAGGGCTCTGTCTGGCATGTGCCCACATCTTGACAAACTCTCAGTGTGCTCTCCATTATATGTTTGTCGGCAACAAGGAAGTGACCGACCTTCTTTGATGTTGTGTGTGCTATGATTAATGCACGTCCTACtcgttgcatttttttttttacaccaaaaAAGTTGATCTGGCTTTTATAGGTTATAAATTGTCGGTAGATAACAcatttttattgtgctttttgtcTCTTGAAGTGACATTATGTGTCTTCAGGAGTAATTTGTGACTTTTAGTGCTTGTTTTTATCAAAATGATTGTAAAAATTAATGATGAATTATATAAGTCGCTATATGACTATTGTGAAAATCCTAATTATTGCAGTCCATTTTACTGTGGAATATGGAGCACAACTCTATCAACTATTATATGATAATGAGGAGGTACGCACATTTGAGGCATTGCTCTGATGGAATTTAATTCTTGAAGATTTCAAACAGCTGTTCATTTGAGAGAAGGTGCAAGACAAATAAACTGAGCCGTGCTCAAAGTATCCAGAAAGCATTGCCAGCATGTGATTGATTGCTTCAGGGAAGGGGGCTTATTGGCCAGTTTACAATGTCATTAACTGCTTGTATTTTAGCTCCagctttattttaatgaatgcaGAAAATCTGTTGGTTGTAATCACACAACATCACCGCGCTCTCTCTCGCAAATGTGCACGCACTTGTGATTCGCTACAGCCAACagaacagagagaaagagaaaccaTATTTCTTGACACCTACAAGCTGCCACCAGCCTGATTAATGGATAGTCGTCTTTCAGCCTTTTACAACAAAGTTTTGTTTGGAAGGAAAAATCTGATCAGTGACCCGTAGCTAATAGCATTCTCCGTGAGCAAGTTACTGAGCGAAGTAtgttccctctctctcttcttccagTATTGGGTGAATGGTGGCTTTAGAGCCTGCAGGCAGGTCTTTTTGGCCCAGTGAGACGGGGCAGTAGGTTAATACCCTTTGTTCTGCTACTTTCAATACCTCTGACCTTTGACCACAGAGCTATCATTTGGGGCTCAGTAATTCCTTCATATTTGGACAATGTTTTATTGCCTTTTGAAGACATtcccattacttcccattacTAGTTCATTGAAGCGTgaagggttagttaacccaaaaaatttaattttgtcACCATTTACCCTGTTGATGAAAGTGGCCATGTTTGTCTTGACTGATTATCAAAACAAACTTGAATATCCAGATATGATTTGAATGCTAAATTATGAATtgaaaggggtcatgaactgcattgttttattgtttcatgatgtttcctggggtgcacttataatgttagaatgcttttttcactaaaaaaaatacataatttataaataaaaggcatttttcctacCCTGATTTTAGCCCTCTTCTCTGAATGCTTTGttttaaggggcgtgtctgctgtgagactttagtgttaacgcccactgctgtgattggctaacgtctttccatttgaaatagtattaagcactattcgcacgggattagtattatctagggacctctgtgatttagaaattgcTCCCCCACATCTGAATTGACACATttgcacgggataagcaaagcctgtgattttactcgaatttactgacttatctcctggatatgatgtcaagacttgtaaatgttttttcgttatagatatagctgtataAAATCATAAACAGTCATATGTATCAATatcattttgattgttttatagtaataaaaataatttatttcaattagagaacagacgctacaattaaaaactgaactgagtcagatttaatttatcacgagtgagaagctgtcaatatacggcggaagattcagtttcaaagctaaatgtaaaaacgcccatttaagcgagcttgtcattgtactgttcggttatgtttttcattaagaatagtagGCCTATTgctattaatattaaacacaccattcaagcaatttgctcccaaattggtattcattctaaagtgaaagtataatccgtgcggcCGCAcaggaattcataacggtgcccATTACAAATGCAGCCTCCATTCTtcatgaaagataaagatagaaatgcgcacAGGAAACAAAAACCTTGCACAAATTATATACGAtctgcctaatcctggccaaatcacagagatgccaATTCGCATGAGACTATTATCACAGTACCTCTGTGTTTggtgaaatatggtaggtaatttgtgggggaatttttactttacaaaataCAGACATGgtcaattcgcacgggattaagatcacagacattctagCTGATCAGACACATGTTGAGCGCATGAAAGCAGTGATCTTGTTATTGCAGCTCAGTTTCTGTACACTAATGAATGCTTTTATCTTCACTAACATTGCAAACGTGATATAGTTAAGAGATTTGTTGAATAAAATGGGAGTCACTGTTAACCGCGTCACTGATAAACTCTacctgtttgattgacagctgcagCACTGCTCCAACAATTGCAAAGGGAGCTTTCTTTGATTGCTTTCTTAAGAATTGAATCACCGTTAAATAACAGATAATTTTCATCCTACTAAAAGAAACAATGCAAGTTCATGTTTAGTCACTGGTTTAATTTactgacacacagacaaagaacatctgactgtacatgaatcattacatttcagatcaggcattagaattaacccagttatttatattttgcattACTGTCGAGTCCAGGCACTGCAAAATAGTTTGTAATCCTCagcggcatgtttattgcttggtaGTTCGATCTGGTTTCAAACTAGGCCTATGTTACATGTGCAgattggtgggcggggctaaacagTCAGTGATGAAG
The nucleotide sequence above comes from Pseudorasbora parva isolate DD20220531a chromosome 16, ASM2467924v1, whole genome shotgun sequence. Encoded proteins:
- the aagab gene encoding alpha- and gamma-adaptin-binding protein p34, giving the protein MADDQGDEVPTLPCILVTSCDSSFKEEELIRQILGSESLPQATKIEERVSWFPWTINNKYYTANVSLCVVSSTFDMNAEVARSMQAFIVYFDSKTNDGLNNVNPWLSIVEELAPEVLILVCDHVCDSGVSRQEAQQWCLAHAFELVELNPQDLPDEDDDFPESTGIKRILQALNANVWSSVEMKDEHNQGFGLMSSLVASHHNTPRPSQETLSSHSPSNSTDEGTESQRAENHQNNAVDTAVDPMIDIDIQELANLTAGDADVENFERLFTKLKEMKDKASSLPHEQRKVHAEKVAKAFWMAIGGDQDEIDGLSSGEES